One genomic region from Euleptes europaea isolate rEulEur1 chromosome 6, rEulEur1.hap1, whole genome shotgun sequence encodes:
- the LOC130479482 gene encoding transmembrane protein 151B-like — protein MWYNTARNNLNDLIRNSLSLSLFSPAPFLFVLSDSQQQPVKQSLSASMCRESHWKCLLLSVLMYSCLGAVAWCQLTQVTKLSFDSSFKGKSMIYHDSPCSDGYVYIPLAFLTMLYAVYLVECWHCRAKTELQYKADVESVYDRIGRMKQATPCIWWKAISYHFVRRTRQVTRYRNGDAYTTTQVYHERVNTHVAEAEFDYSHCGFKDISKELMGLEWYSATKLKFTKCFSFANTESENSYLTQRAHFFTEIEGLDDYMEVREGMQLKNIDFKEIMMAYGDPEHLPWYVSHYAFWVAALMMLSWPLRVFIEYRTAYVHYHVEKLLGVEYRVPAVAEEPLYRYRIPRVSTQDSTELEWHICTNRQLIPSYSEAMLLDLANPPTCNSYSVCRYSEVTHGCEHCHHASSTSSIFSRHAFHSCSGNSQLSLNTSRFSLCRIHGSHRTALGRSHSSSIADRGCQDDQCCSHSSQLAINENPPTYHDARFFPVLIVQRPERQEGRQFYLRRASCLETQL, from the coding sequence ATGTGGTATAATACTGCACGTAATAATTTAAATGATCTCATAAgaaattctctttctctctccttgttctctcccgcccccttccTTTTTGTGCTCTCTGATTCTCAGCAACAGCCTGTCAAGCAGTCTTTGAGTGCCTCCATGTGCAGAGAGTCCCACTGGAAATGTCTCCTCCTCTCCGTGCTCATGTACAGCTGCCTGGGGGCTGTAGCTTGGTGCCAGCTCACGCAAGTCACCAAGCTTAGTTTCGATAGCTCTTTTAAAGGCAAGTCCATGATCTACCACGATAGCCCTTGCTCTGATGGCTACGTCTATATCCCCTTGGCATTTCTCACCATGCTATATGCAGTTTATCTGGTCGAATGTTGGCATTGCCGGGCCAAAACTGAGCTCCAGTACAAGGCTGATGTGGAAAGTGTCTATGACCGAATTGGCCGAATGAAGCAGGCCACGCCGTGCATCTGGTGGAAGGCCATCAGTTATCACTTTGTCCGACGAACCAGACAGGTGACTCGATACCGCAATGGCGATGCTTATACAACCACCCAGGTCTACCATGAGAGGGTCAACACCCATGTGGCTGAAGCAGAGTTTGATTATTCCCATTGTGGATTCAAGGACATCTCTAAAGAACTCATGGGCTTGGAGTGGTATTCGGCCACAAAACTAAAATTCACCAAGTGTTTCAGCTTTGCCAACACAGAGTCTGAGAACTCATATCTAACACAGCGGGCTCATTTCTTCACAGAGATTGAAGGGCTGGATGACTACATGGAGGTCAGAGAAGGCATGCAGCTCAAAAATATTGACTTCAAAGAGATCATGATGGCCTACGGGGACCCAGAACACCTCCCGTGGTATGTGTCCCACTATGCTTTCTGGGTGGCCGCTCTGATGATGCTTTCCTGGCCACTGAGAGTTTTCATAGAGTATCGGACTGCATATGTGCACTACCATGTGGAGAAGCTTCTTGGGGTAGAGTACAGAGTGCCAGCCGTGGCAGAGGAGCCCTTGTACAGATATCGGATACCCAGGGTCAGCACTCAGGACAGCACTGAACTCGAGTGGCACATCTGCACGAACCGGCAGCTGATCCCCAGCTACTCAGAGGCCATGCTCTTGGACTTGGCAAATCCTCCCACTTGCAACAGCTACTCCGTGTGCAGATACAGCGAGGTCACTCACGGCTGCGAGCACTGCCATCACGCCTCCAGCACCTCCTCCATCTTCTCTCGCCACGCCTTTCACAGCTGCAGCGGGAACTCGCAGCTCTCTCTCAACACCAGCCGCTTCTCCTTGTGCCGAATTCACGGCTCTCACAGGACAGCCCTCGGGAGAAGTCACAGCAGCAGCATCGCCGACCGCGGCTGCCAGGATGACCAGTGCTGCTCCCACTCGAGCCAGCTGGCCATCAATGAAAACCCACCCACTTACCACGACGCGCGTTTCTTCCCGGTGCTAATTGTGCAAAGGCCtgaaaggcaggaaggaaggcagtTCTACCTCCGCCGGGCATCCTGCCTGGAGACTCAACTGTGA